One stretch of Streptomyces sp. A2-16 DNA includes these proteins:
- a CDS encoding cysteine dioxygenase family protein, producing MSVSPALPSVSSVAPPTQAELLDFVRRTAADTELIDSLPLDPEGRTWVRLEGPGGSEAWLIGWPPGTGTGWHDHAESVGAFTTAAGELKENCLAARLPADGWKTLELSDDVDRERRLPAGKGRSFGQHHVHEVLNESAEVHAISVHAYYPPLPQIRRYSRTGQVLRLEHVERPEDWQ from the coding sequence GTGTCTGTCTCCCCCGCCCTTCCCTCGGTCTCCTCCGTCGCGCCGCCCACCCAGGCCGAACTGCTCGACTTCGTACGGCGCACCGCCGCCGACACCGAGTTGATCGACTCGCTCCCGCTCGACCCCGAGGGCCGCACCTGGGTGCGTCTGGAGGGGCCGGGAGGCAGCGAGGCCTGGCTGATCGGCTGGCCGCCGGGCACCGGTACCGGGTGGCACGACCACGCCGAGTCGGTCGGCGCCTTCACCACCGCGGCCGGCGAGCTCAAGGAGAACTGCCTCGCCGCCCGGCTGCCCGCCGACGGCTGGAAGACCCTCGAACTCTCCGACGACGTGGACCGCGAACGCCGACTGCCGGCCGGCAAGGGCCGCTCCTTCGGACAGCACCACGTCCACGAGGTCCTCAACGAGTCCGCCGAGGTCCACGCGATCTCCGTGCACGCCTACTACCCGCCCCTCCCCCAGATCCGCCGCTACAGCCGCACCGGCCAGGTCCTGCGCCTGGAGCACGTGGAGCGGCCGGAGGACTGGCAGTGA
- a CDS encoding FAD-dependent monooxygenase codes for MDPVIIVGAGPVGLTLALALARQEVPSVVLDEGPGKDEPRLARTAVLHEDTAALMSRLTGVPVTELGVHWAGWRSMRRKQVMREVDFEEAGEAPLHLAQHVLTNALRTAVAGERLVKLTADSRLDTIEQEPSGVTAHTRGPKGTWWRGSYLVGCDGPRSTVRKLQDIRFPGRTAVERHAVAALRTELPWEDRALLHRMPPWRTSGPSAGEITARPLPEGVWRLDWLLPPGKDLVTPELLVARVRETLAGWTGGSTPSYELLDTGVHTVHHRLARRWRAGRVFLAGDAAHCLGALGTQGLDESLRDADNLAWKLALAWHHGPHEALLDSYQAERRAVVAGRLRAADQVLPLLRGGGGLRSVVPGSARGHDALLTDGHLGRGPLGAPVGYADSPLAPRHLEGEVPVDTLPGASVTDVRVTAEDGSFVRLRERLGRGALLVVLVAPGTGVWERKHWVTAGIMPRLAAAVTALPHSAELLVAEEYPGAAPHTVLLVRPDGHLVTALSGVRPADLYSAAETVLGGPPAKAEANAGAGSR; via the coding sequence GTGGACCCGGTGATCATCGTCGGAGCGGGGCCCGTCGGGCTCACGCTCGCCCTGGCGCTGGCGCGTCAGGAGGTCCCCTCCGTGGTCCTCGACGAGGGCCCGGGCAAGGACGAACCCCGCCTGGCCCGCACCGCCGTACTGCACGAGGACACCGCCGCCCTGATGTCCCGGCTGACCGGGGTGCCGGTCACCGAACTGGGTGTGCACTGGGCCGGATGGCGGTCGATGCGCCGCAAGCAGGTGATGCGCGAGGTCGACTTCGAGGAGGCCGGGGAGGCGCCCCTGCACCTCGCCCAGCACGTGCTGACGAACGCCCTGCGCACCGCCGTCGCCGGGGAGCGGCTGGTCAAGCTCACCGCGGACAGCCGTCTCGACACCATCGAGCAGGAGCCCTCGGGCGTCACCGCCCACACCCGCGGCCCCAAGGGCACCTGGTGGCGCGGCAGTTACCTGGTCGGCTGCGACGGCCCGCGCTCCACCGTGCGCAAGCTCCAGGACATCCGCTTCCCGGGCCGTACGGCGGTGGAACGTCACGCGGTCGCCGCACTGCGCACCGAACTCCCCTGGGAGGACCGGGCGTTGCTGCACCGGATGCCACCGTGGCGGACGTCCGGCCCCTCGGCCGGGGAGATCACCGCCCGTCCGCTCCCCGAGGGTGTGTGGCGCCTGGACTGGCTGCTGCCGCCGGGCAAGGACCTGGTCACCCCCGAGCTCCTGGTGGCCCGCGTCCGGGAGACCCTCGCGGGCTGGACCGGCGGCTCGACACCGTCGTACGAACTGCTCGACACCGGAGTCCACACCGTGCACCACCGGCTGGCCCGCCGCTGGCGCGCCGGCCGGGTCTTTCTCGCCGGGGACGCGGCGCACTGCCTCGGGGCACTCGGCACGCAGGGACTCGACGAGAGTCTCAGGGACGCCGACAACCTCGCCTGGAAGCTGGCCCTGGCCTGGCACCACGGTCCGCACGAGGCTCTCCTCGACAGCTACCAGGCCGAGCGGCGCGCGGTCGTCGCCGGCCGGCTGCGCGCCGCCGACCAGGTGCTGCCGCTGCTGCGCGGCGGCGGGGGCCTGCGCTCGGTGGTCCCCGGCTCGGCCCGCGGGCACGACGCGCTGCTCACGGACGGTCACCTGGGGCGCGGCCCGCTCGGCGCGCCCGTCGGATACGCCGACTCGCCCCTCGCCCCCAGGCACCTCGAAGGGGAGGTGCCCGTCGACACGCTCCCGGGGGCGTCGGTCACGGATGTGCGGGTCACCGCCGAGGACGGCTCGTTCGTACGGCTGCGCGAGCGCCTGGGCCGGGGCGCGCTGCTCGTCGTCCTGGTCGCGCCGGGCACCGGGGTGTGGGAGCGCAAGCACTGGGTGACAGCCGGCATCATGCCCCGCCTGGCCGCCGCGGTGACCGCGCTGCCGCACTCCGCCGAGCTCCTGGTCGCCGAGGAGTACCCGGGCGCGGCCCCGCACACGGTCCTTCTCGTACGACCCGACGGTCACCTCGTCACTGCGCTCAGCGGAGTCCGCCCGGCCGACCTGTACTCGGCGGCCGAGACGGTGCTCGGCGGGCCTCCCGCGAAGGCCGAGGCGAACGCGGGGGCGGGCTCGCGTTGA
- a CDS encoding amino acid ABC transporter permease: MSSVLYDTPGPRAKRRNVLLSIVFTILLALLLWWVWRTMDDKNQLDWDLWEPFTTSEAWTTYLLPGLGDTLKAAAISMVIALPLGAVFGIARLSDHTWVRGVAGAVVEFFRSIPVLLLMLFANELYVRSSLNISSEERPLYAVVTGLVLYNASVLAEIVRAGILSLPRGQTEAAYAVGLRKGQTMTNILLPQAVTAMLPAIVSQLVVIVKDTALGGVMLGFTELLNARQTLAANYANVIPSFIVVAIIYIIVNFILTSFASWLEQRLRRSKKSTGAVLGEDTEINPAAVGGTFGTGGEGGGPSGFTFTDKPPR; this comes from the coding sequence ATGAGCTCGGTCCTCTACGACACTCCGGGACCCCGCGCCAAACGGCGCAACGTCCTCCTGTCGATCGTCTTCACCATCCTGCTCGCCCTCCTGCTGTGGTGGGTGTGGCGGACGATGGACGACAAGAACCAGCTGGACTGGGACCTCTGGGAGCCGTTCACCACGAGCGAGGCCTGGACGACCTACCTCCTGCCCGGTCTCGGTGACACCCTCAAGGCCGCCGCGATCTCCATGGTGATCGCCCTGCCCCTGGGCGCGGTCTTCGGCATCGCCCGGCTGTCCGACCACACCTGGGTGCGGGGCGTGGCCGGCGCGGTGGTCGAGTTCTTCCGGTCCATCCCGGTCCTGCTGCTGATGCTGTTCGCCAACGAGCTCTACGTCCGTTCCTCCCTGAACATCAGCAGCGAGGAACGGCCCCTGTACGCCGTCGTCACCGGCCTGGTGCTCTACAACGCCTCGGTGCTCGCCGAGATCGTGCGGGCCGGCATCCTCTCGCTGCCCCGGGGGCAGACGGAGGCGGCCTACGCGGTCGGTCTGCGCAAGGGCCAGACGATGACCAACATCCTGCTTCCGCAGGCGGTCACCGCGATGCTGCCGGCCATCGTCAGCCAGCTGGTGGTCATCGTGAAGGACACCGCGCTGGGCGGCGTGATGCTCGGCTTCACCGAGCTGCTCAACGCGCGCCAGACGCTGGCGGCCAACTACGCCAACGTCATCCCCAGCTTCATCGTCGTGGCGATCATCTACATCATCGTGAACTTCATCCTCACCAGCTTCGCGAGCTGGCTGGAGCAGAGGCTGCGGCGCAGCAAGAAGAGCACGGGTGCGGTTCTCGGCGAGGACACGGAGATCAACCCGGCGGCGGTGGGCGGCACCTTCGGGACCGGCGGGGAGGGCGGCGGCCCGAGCGGGTTCACCTTCACCGACAAGCCGCCCCGATGA
- a CDS encoding amino acid ABC transporter permease produces the protein MFDFISDYDDPSLWGAFWMTVKLTFFSGIGSLIWGTLLAAMRVSPVPLMRGFGTAYVNIVRNIPLTVIIVFTSLGLADIFRITLGAADDVKVMSFRLAILGFIAYTAAFVCEAIRSGINTVPLGQAEAARAIGLNFSQTLRLIVLPQAFRSVIGPLANVLIALTKNTTVAAAIGVAEAAYLMKEMIENEAQTLLIGAVFAFGFVVLTLPTGLILGWLSKRLAVKR, from the coding sequence GTGTTCGACTTTATTTCAGACTATGACGACCCGAGTCTGTGGGGCGCCTTCTGGATGACGGTGAAGCTGACCTTCTTCTCCGGCATCGGCTCCCTCATCTGGGGCACCCTGCTGGCCGCGATGCGGGTCAGCCCCGTCCCGCTGATGCGCGGGTTCGGCACTGCCTACGTCAACATCGTCCGGAACATCCCCCTGACGGTCATCATCGTCTTCACCTCTCTCGGCCTCGCCGACATCTTCCGCATCACGCTGGGTGCGGCCGACGACGTGAAGGTCATGAGCTTCCGGCTCGCCATCCTCGGCTTCATCGCCTACACCGCCGCCTTCGTCTGCGAGGCGATCCGCTCCGGCATCAACACGGTGCCGCTCGGCCAGGCCGAGGCAGCCCGCGCGATCGGGCTGAACTTCAGCCAGACCCTGCGCCTCATCGTGCTGCCGCAGGCCTTCCGCTCGGTCATCGGTCCGCTGGCCAACGTCCTGATCGCGCTGACGAAGAACACCACGGTGGCGGCCGCGATCGGCGTGGCCGAGGCCGCGTACCTGATGAAGGAAATGATCGAGAACGAGGCTCAGACACTGCTCATCGGCGCGGTCTTCGCCTTCGGTTTCGTGGTACTGACCCTGCCCACCGGCCTGATCCTGGGCTGGCTGAGCAAGCGACTGGCGGTGAAGCGATGA
- a CDS encoding glutamate ABC transporter substrate-binding protein, translated as MKLRKVTAASAAVLALALSATACGGDSKDEGSGSGSGGGGKIKVGIKYDQPGLGLKKPDGSFSGFDVDVATYVAKELGYKPDQIDFVETKSADRENALARGDVKFIAATYSINDERKKKVDFAGPYLLAHQDLLVKKDSKISEATDLNGEKLCSVTGSTSAQNVKDDFAPKAQLREYSGYSECIAGLQSGAVDALTTDDSILAGFASQDKYKGQFKLAGLKLSNENYGIGVKKGDTATLNKINTALEKMVSDGSWQKAVDANFGPAGYKNEPAPKIGVIVK; from the coding sequence ATGAAGCTCCGCAAGGTCACCGCAGCCTCGGCCGCCGTCCTCGCCCTCGCCCTGTCCGCGACCGCCTGCGGCGGCGACAGCAAGGACGAGGGCTCCGGCTCGGGTTCCGGCGGTGGCGGCAAGATCAAGGTCGGTATCAAGTACGACCAGCCGGGTCTCGGTCTGAAGAAGCCCGACGGGTCCTTCTCCGGCTTCGACGTGGACGTGGCCACCTACGTGGCCAAGGAACTCGGCTACAAGCCCGACCAGATCGACTTCGTCGAGACCAAGAGCGCCGACCGTGAGAACGCCCTCGCCCGTGGCGACGTGAAGTTCATCGCGGCCACCTACTCGATCAACGACGAGCGCAAGAAGAAGGTCGACTTCGCCGGCCCGTACCTGCTGGCCCACCAGGACCTGCTGGTCAAGAAGGACTCCAAGATCAGCGAGGCCACGGACCTCAACGGCGAGAAGCTGTGTTCCGTGACCGGCTCCACCTCGGCGCAGAACGTCAAGGACGACTTCGCCCCGAAGGCCCAGCTGCGTGAGTACTCCGGCTACTCGGAGTGCATCGCCGGCCTCCAGAGCGGCGCCGTCGACGCGCTGACCACGGACGACTCGATCCTCGCGGGCTTCGCGTCCCAGGACAAGTACAAGGGTCAGTTCAAGCTCGCCGGCCTCAAGCTGAGCAACGAGAACTACGGCATCGGTGTGAAGAAGGGCGACACCGCCACCCTCAACAAGATCAACACCGCCCTGGAGAAGATGGTCAGCGACGGTTCCTGGCAGAAGGCGGTCGACGCCAACTTCGGCCCGGCCGGCTACAAGAACGAGCCCGCCCCGAAGATCGGCGTGATCGTCAAGTAA